TTGGTGCTGgactctctctttctcccacagagcGCTTCGACCATCActgcccctgggtggggaattgTGTTGGAAAGAGGAACTACCGCTACTTCTACCTCTTcatcctgtctctctccctcctcacgATCTATGTCTTCGCCTTCAACATCGTCTATGTGGCTCTCAGTGAGTATACAGGGCAGTGTCTGTTGGTGggagggtgggtggagggaggaggcttGAGGACAGCTTAGGGGAGTGGTTCCGTATCCTGGGGAGACTTTCCCATTGCAAAGGCACCTTAGGAACAGTTAGAAGTGAGCACTACTGTCTGCTCCTGAGCAGAGCTCCAAACCTCAGGATTTACTGAGCATGTTGGCCTTCTCAGTGGCCCTCTGCTAGGGATTGGGGCCATAAGTACCAGTTTGTCCCTAGAGTACCTGGCATGTCCCAGGTGATCCCAAAGGTTGGGGATGTATTTTTGGTGTATGTGTCCTCTCTTCTGCCTCGTAAGACCTGCTTGGTGTCAGGTGGTAGAAGGGGTTATACCAGAGAAATGTCTTTTAGTGGCTCATGGTCTGCTTCGGAAGATAGAAAACACACACTTGTGCATgtctgcacatgcacacacacacacacacacacacatatccaacAGCCCAAGAACAGACAGGATGTGGAGTTAAAGGAGTGGTCTTCCTCAGGGTAGCTCCCTGGGAAGAGATAAGTTCTGAGCTGGGTTTTGAACAGTGGAGAGATATAGATTGGTGAAGAGAGAGGATTTTTCTTGGATATTCCTGGTTTCTTTCACCTATGAATGCATTTCCCTGCTGCATGCCCATAGCTGGAGgttagggagaagggaggggagccAGATGCTGGGCTTGTAGctgactctctagttgtgttggGTCCTGCGTTGGAAAGGTGAACCCTTTAGTCAAGAGAGCACCAGTTTGCAGGTGAGTCCCTTACCTGAATGAGGGCTTATCTCTTGCCAGCTTGTAACACGGATAGGGAGGGAAGAAAGTAGGCACTAGAGTATGTGGATATTTTTTAGTGAAGTTACTAATCTTTCTTTCTACTCCTCCTCCCAATTTCACAGAATCCTTGAAAATTGGCTTCCTGGAGACATTGAAAGAAACTCCTGGAACATATCCTCCCCTGGCAGTAGGTCCCTGTGCAGCCCTCTTAAACTACTTTTCAGCGTGCTTTCTGTCTGCAGTTCTCCACCATCTCATTTTTCAGACGTCAGAGAGTGCCAATGTCTAAAATTGAAAAATGTAGTCTTAGTGGTAGCAACCAGAATGGAAAATGGCTGGGGCTTAAAGGGAGGTTGTTTTTTCACCCTTGTCTCCGCTGCTTCCCTCCCAAGTCCTTCTAATCCCAGGCTCAGTTCTGCCTTCTCTAGTGGGCTGTACTTTGCTCTCAATAGATCTCTTGTGTCACTAGAAGTCCCACCTTCCTGTTACAGCTAAGGCTTATTTTGTACAGCAATTACATTTCTGAGAAGGAGATTCAACTGGGATTTCTAGAAATCACATTCTGGTTTCTTTCCCACCATTTTTTTTGATTATAGCGTTTGTTTTCCGGTGGCAGAGATGACCATCGTTGTTTTGCTTTGGACCCCTCCTAAATGTCCCTTTCAAAGAGCCAATGATGAATAAACAGAAAACGTCTAAATACAGTAAATCTGTTAGAGAGCTCCTTGTAGTGTATAAACAGGAGTCTGTTACTTTTCATGAGGGATACAGCCAGTGAGTTTAGAATTCATCCATTGTTATAAATGGATATATATTTGTGATGTATGTTCCAAGGGGTAAAGATGGTATGATTGGTGCCATGAACATGGGCTGAGGCATTAAGTCCCCTGGTGTGGCTTCTTCAACATTCCTTAACAACACCTCACTGTTCTAGAAGTACTCATTTGCTTCTTCACGCTCTGGTCCGTCGTGGGACTGACTGGATTCCACACTTTCCTTGTGGCTCTCAACCAGACAACCAATGAAGATGTGAGTCAGCTTTTCCTTTCCTTATCACATATTCTTCTACCAAAAGCCTATTCTCTAATTACCTGCTAGAGAACTGTGTCCAGGGTCTGGGAGATTGAGGCAGGCAGAAGCCAGGTGTGGGAATTGGTTAAACCAGGTGTGTAGAAGAACAAGCAGACTGCTTTGTTTGGAGCTGAATGCCTATAGGGAATGAGGAAAAAGAGATTGAATGGTTGGGTGGGCACAAGGTCTTCAAATGTTCATACGTCCTTAAAAGTTAACTAACTGGATTTGGAATGGAGAGAGACAGTTGCATTGAATTACATCCttgcttttaaaaagttactgaTTAATCCATATTTATTGTAGAAAATCAGAAactacagataaacaaaaaatagCAAATAAGTCCCTGTAATTTTACCTCCTAGGCCTCACCATTGTTATGGTATGATCTATAGTCTTCTAGACTTGTCTAGACTTGTTCccatgtttgtttatttgagtATATTATGGGGGTTTTTTTCagtctggatttcttttttttttctttttttaaaaataaatttatttattttaattggaggctagttactttacaatattgtggtggttttgccatacattgacatgaatattatgtatttttaaatggaaataatatataACGCTCAGGTATCTACATTTTCAACTctgttgtgaatatttttccatGGCTatgcatatatttctttttttttctattgtggtAAAAGACATATAGCATAAAATACACCATcttaaaccatttttaagtgtacaattcactgGCATTAGTACATtgacattgttgtgcaaccattgccaccatccatctctagaacttttccatcttcccATGCCCTATGTATTTCTTCAACATAATGTTTAATGTAAGCCTTGGCTTTTATCTTGCAGATCAAAGGCTCATGGACAGGGAAGAATCGTGTCCAGAATCCCTATAGCCATGGCAACATTGTGAAAAACTGCTGTGAAGTGCTGTGTGGCCCCTTGCCCCCCAGGTACTCAAAGGACTGGAAGGTTCTGGGACTCTTGGGACAAGCAGTTAGACCCAATCCTGTCACCTGGTCTGATGCGTTCTTCTGAACATGGCCTCTTTGTGtcaaaagagggcttcccagggatTGTCCCTGGGTGCCATATCTACATGGACCGTAGACCACAGGCTGGTTGTTTTGAAGGGATGACCTTTCATTCttatttcatctgtttattcctttgttaatgtggtattcCATGATTTGTGGAAGAAAAAAGTGAATGGAAGGCAGGAGGTGCGTGCTTGGATCAGGCTAGACTGCCAAAGGGCAGGCTTGTGTTTTCCAGCACACACAGCAAGCAGATGTGGGTGGATGGACAGGTGGATGCAAAGTGTTTTGTTAACTCTGCTATCTCCTTCAGTGTGCTGGATCGAAGGGGTATTTTGCCACTGGAGGAAAGTGGAAGTCGACCCCCCAGTACTCAAGAGGCGAGTACCAGCCTTTTGCCTCAGGGCCCAGTAAGTGTTCCTgacttttttaaagcttttagaCTTTAAGACTGATTCGGTGATAGAGGGTATAGGGTAAATTTATACCTTGGCAATATAATTAGGCAATTTTGTGTCCAATCACTCCAGCTTCCCTGTGTTTGCTTCTGTGCTGACATTTTCTTAAGATCTTTGTGCCCTTGACATAGATTAAGATCTAGTCATTTCTCCAACATTTTGTGCCAGCCAATGTGTTAAGGATACACCAATGAACAAGGCACGCAATGTCCCTGGTCTTACGGACCTCATTGTGTAGTGGGGATGAGAGACAATAAAACAGGCTGTTAGTTGGTACAGTGACAAGTGTCTTGATGAGGGAAGAATAAAATGCTATAGGAGCAGTGGTAGTGGTCAGGGGAGTGGGTCGGAGTTAGTGGTGTGGTTACCTTGATAGAAGGGGGCTGCTTCTCTGGAATATGCAGGTGTTACGGAAACTCTCCCAGCTATACTGCTCAGATATGCTTTAATAAAGTATGTTCCTCAGAAGTTATTAGTTGAACTTTCTTCTTAAATAATAGCTCTATTGAGATATGATTCAGATACCATAAAATCTCAATTAAAAAtgtaggattcactggtttgtaatatattcacagaattgtgctATCATCACAACAgtcaatttttaaacattttcattgcccttccccccaaaaaaaaaaccctgtacccattagcagtcactgtCCCTTTCCCCCCAGTTCCCTCAGCCCCatccctgcttctgctgctaagtcacttcagtcgtgtccgactctgtgcgaccccacagacagcagcccaccaggctccccagtccctgggattctccaggcaagaacactggagtgggttgccatttccttctccaatgcatgaaagtgaaaagtgaaagtgaagtcgctcagtcgtatccgactcttagcgacccaatggactgcggcctaccgggctcctccatccatgggattttctaggcaagagtactggagtggggtgccattgccttctccacagtcccaTCCCTAGGCAACTGTTAAGTTTCTTCagtacatttcatataaatgcagTCGTAttatatgtggtcttttgtgactggcttctttcatttaggattgtattttcaaggttcatccatgttgtagcttgtGGTGgtacttttttcctttatatggttggataatattccattatatggatagaccatattttatttatatgttcatCAATTGATAGACATtgattgtttccaccttttggttattatgaataatgctgaaatgaacatgTGTATGCAAGTTTTTacatggacatatgttttcatttctcttgactaTATACAtgaaattactgggtcatataataattttatgtttaacctTTTTAGGAACAgctgtactgttttccaaagtggctgtaccattttttcACCCCCACCAGTTGCatatgagggttccagtttctccatatcttgggcaacacttgttattatcatCCACCATTTTGATTCTAGCCATCCTTGAATATGTGCAGCCATATATCAtggtagctttgatttgcatttccctgatgcataatgatactgaacatcttttcattagTTTATTGGGCAGTTATGtatcttcttctttggagaagtgtctattcagatcctttgtccatttttaaattggattgtttgggatttttttttaaattgttgagttgtaagagtttttTATTCTGTATGGAAGTCCCTTATCAGAGATTTGATTTGCAAAGATTCTCCAGTTTTGTATATTGTCTTTTCACATTCTTGATGGTGTCCTTTCAAGCACAAAAGATTTCAGTTTTGTGTAGTCTAGTTTATctattttggttgttgtttttgcttgcGCTTTCAttgtcagggcttcccttgtagctcagctggtaaagaatctgcccacaatgccagagacctggattcgatccctgggttgggaagatcccgtggagaagggaaaggctacccactccagtattctggcctggagaattccatggactatatagtccttggggtcgcagagagttggacacgactgagtgactttcacttcacttcacttcattgtcagatctaagaaaccattgcctaatccaagatcatgaagatttatactctgttttcttcttagagttttatagttttcactcttatatttaggtctttaatccattttgagttaaattttgtatATTGTATGAGGTAGAGGGTTCAAATTCTTTATTTtgtatgtggatatccagttgtcttGGCACAGTTTATTGAAGGTTATCCTCACTGTGTTGAATTGTTGTGGTACCcctgtcaaaaatcagttgatcaTAAATGTGAGAATCTGTTTCTGGACTTTCAGTCCTATTCCACTGATCAATAAGTTTATTCCTATGCCAGTATCACACTATCTGGGTTATTGTAGCATTGTAGTAAGTTTTGAGATTATGAAGTGTGAGTCCTccaaatttattctttatttaattgTTTTGGTTCTGTTCCTTCTGATTTCTATATGACTCCTAGAATCAACTTAATCAATTTCTGCAGATGTACCAGCTGAAATTTTGAtggggattgtattgaatctgtagattaattTGGAGAATATTATGATTAACATAATTACATGTTAAGACTAACATGATTAAGTCTTCTAAGCCAATAATATGGGCTGTAATCTCATTTATGtaggtcttttaaaatttctttcaacaatgttttgtagttttcagagtataagttttatatttcttttgtgaCCCTTATTCAtaagtcttttattctttttgatgttattataatataaatgggcttccctggtggctcaggtcataaagaatccacctgcagtgcgggagacctgggtttgatccctgagtttggaagatcccctggagaagggaatggctacccactccagtattctttcctggagaattccatgagcctggcgggctacagtccatggagtcacgaagagttggacacgactgagagactttcactttcacataatataaatgaaattattttggagACTTCCCTGACTATCATTCAGGAGATATTTTCAAAGCAGATGTACCATCTGAAAATTTAGCCACCCTACCCCCTTTGGTTTAGAATCACTGTTCTAGTGAGCCACGTATTAGGGCccaaagaagactgagagccacTGTGTCAGACCTTGTGAGACATGTATgttataatattctgttgtgaAAGAGGGAAGGTGATCTGTGTAATTATTTGTGGCCCTGTTTATTATTATCATGAATAATAATGGAAACATCTGTCCACAACAGGCAGTTAAGAGTAGAACTCACATTTCAATTGCTTTCTGTTGAGAAGACAATAGTCTAGTTTTGGTTCTGAGTTTCGGGCTGGTGGGAGCATATCTCTAGCCATGAGTGTGGTTAATGGGTTCAGAGGATGAGTTCAGTGTCTATGGATTATCTCCATTTGGATTCTGTATTGACTTTGATATCTTTTCCTTCTCAGGCCCCAATAGACCATCTAAGCAATGAGATGGCGGAGGACACCAGCACTCCTGAAGAGATGCCACCCCCAGAGCCCCCAGAGCCCCCACAGGAGGTGACGGAAGCTGAGAAGTAGCCTATGTATGGAAGAGACTTTCATTGTGTTTGATTAGGGCTGTGAGAGATTTAAGGGGAGAAGGTAAACCTGAGACAGAGAGAGTAAACTGTTCCTCTCACTGTTTTTCTTTGGTCTTTATTCACCCTGTTGTAAACTGACATTTTCTTGCTGCAAGCTTTTTTAATTTCTGGACTCTAAGCAGTCGCAGAAGATGTCAGTCACCTCTGGTAACTGGACAAATGGGTCCCTTGGGCCCTGGCGCTGGTTTTCCATGGCCTCAGCCACGGAGTCTCTTTGGactcccctctcttccctccagATCCCAGCTCTCTTGCTTGGGGTCACTGGCCCAATCCTGGGGTAAAGGTCCTTGAGACTGGCTCAATTCCCCTCAAGTTGCTGCATGTCACGAGTCCAGAGGCAGTCACAGAGACTGCTGGCCAGGGCATTCTACCTGGATTCTCGAGGCCTTCAGAATGGAGGAGGATGGAGAGTAGGTTTGGAGGATTCTCACGGCTCCAAAGTGCCAACATTGCCAGCAAATCCTTTCAGGAATGGGGCAGGTAGCTTCCAGTTGTTGTATTTATTCGTGTAGCTTCTCCTTTGTCCCCTGTCCACTCTCTTAACACCTAAGCCCCACTCTTTTCCTGTGAGATATATGTAAGTAGTTGTAGTATAGATAACAATTTACATTTCTTGTAGACTACCCAGAAACTTTTTACTACCTGTGCCATTCTCAATAAGAACTTATGAGATGCCAATGGCACGGCCCCTCACACTCTCTGTCtcatctctcctcctctctcactagccccttttaatttgttttccttttgactCTTGTTCCCGTTGGGAGCAGGAACGGCAGTAATAAAAGTCTGCACTTTGGTGGCTCCTTTTCCTCAGAGGAAGCCCGAGTGCTCACTTAAACACTACCCCCTCAGACTCCCTGTGTGAGGCCTGTAGAGGCCCTGTATGCACaaatggggaaaccaaggcacagagaggctctcctctcctctcctctccccctgtATCccctcaaaacagaaaaaaaataatagaaaaaagagGATAACAAGTACTTCCATTAGGCCTCGGCTGAGTGAGGAGGGAAAGCCCCGCACTGCTGCCCTCCCGGGTAACCCACTCCAAGGCCTTGGCCCATCTTGGGCTTGGTAACCACACCAGGGGCTTCCTCCAGGCCCCAATCTTCCAGCACTTCCACCGGCAGAGTCCCAGAGTCACTTCACCCTGGGGGTGGGTTGTGGCCCCCAGTCAGCTCTGCTCAGGACCTGCTCTATTTCAGGGAAGAAAATTTATGTATTATATGTGGCTATATTTCCTAGAGCacctgtgtttttctctttctaagcCAGGGTCCTGTCTGGATGACTTCTGGGGAGGGGGGGGAGTGTAAACCAGAACTTTTAATCTATTTGAAGGTGATTAAACTGTGTCTAATGCAAActgcctgcctcctccttccccttccatTTCAGGAACCACTGTGGGGTGTAAGTATCTTTGTGTGgcggtgtggggggtgggggtggggttgaagGGGTTGCTTGTTATTACTACCCAtacttcccttttccaggggaccctTGGGTTGGAGAGATTGCTCCCAAACTCTCCACTGATCTATTTTACTCTCTGGGTTGCAGTTTACCTTATTCtgaactatgaaaaaaaaaaaaaaaaagcctttcaaGGCCATGGACAGTGTTGGAAAGCTTGGGAGGGTCGAGGGTTATATTAAAGTAATAGAACAAGTTCTTTATTAGGATATTGTTTTTATACAGATGGATGGTTTTAATTGCAGATGAGTCTTGGTTATTAAAGCAGGCTTATCATCCCCCTGCCCCCGGAAATATTTTGTTAGTGATCTTTTACGAGTGAtggtaatatttctttttaaatggtcTCTAATCAAAATTCCTTACCAATTCCTGTTTCACTCTCCCCAGTTAATCAAAAGTAATGAAACTTGGCTGCTCACAgatttttctctgtcttcctaTTTTCCTTGTAGCAGGATCTGAGGTTAGCAGTCgttggagagacagagagactggGCCTGGGACTGACTGATTCCTGTCCTATCTGCCCCtgctttcccattctttttctgGCTCTCTCGGTTTTGTCCTTGTAGTTAGATTTTAGTCAGTTCAAAATAAGGCCAAGCCTGGAAAGTTGGGAAGATACtagatttttttcagttaacTCGCCACTCAGATGAAACTGTTTTTAGTCAGTTCTCTGCCCATCTTGTCTCAGCCCATGTCCTCTCTCCTCCAGTTTACCTCAGCCACTCTTCTGTTGACCCTTGGGTCCATTAGATAAGCTGTCTTTTCCTGAGGTGAAGGGTCAAAATGGAAACCCCTTATCACTAGtgtgaaatgatttttttaaagcttctggttttccctactccctgcccttgttcttttcctttataaatcTTCTATTTTTAAGACCTTGGCCTGAAGATCTGTCCATTCATACCATGCACCAGCTGGGACTGTTCCTAGTCTGAGTTCTGATCAGAGTGGAGATTGATGAATTGGTCCTTCCCAGGGGAATAGGCTTTAAATTGTTTACTCTTTTCAATGGCTGACATTCTTTccacctctccccttcctccccattcCTTAAGTTTCCTATGTTCCCCACTTCCCCAGGCCAGGATGGTTGGCATGAATCCAAAACCTCTGGGGGCTGGTGGAATTTGACTCTTTGGggcctttttatttttcatgtcccTTTGGCCCTGGGGCCCCCTTTGCCCTAGATGAGAACACCATCTCCCCCTTTGCTTTTTTCACCAGTGGCAGCAGTGGGTTCTCAATCTATAGCAGCTAAACTCCATTCTTCCTGTCCTGACCTTCCTGCCTTTACCCATAAGTCCCTTTTTCCTGCTGAATGAATCTCGTTACCTTGTTGagggaaaaataattattttgttttaaaatctgttttctaaCTTAAATGCAATTTAATATGTAAATCTCAGCACTTTTGTGTGAGcctacaaatgtgtgtgtgtgtgtgtgttgtatgtgtaTGGTGGGATTTTCACTCTCTGGTGTTTCTTAATAAAGAAATCCTTCTTTCTGGAGGGAAGCCAATTAATGAAGGAGACTTGAATAGTTGTAGAAATAGAAGGATGTTTGTTTCTTTGTGCTTCTGCCTCATTTCTTTACTTGTGCCTAGTGTGAATGACCAGACCCCTCCACCACCTTTTGACCCCCTCCCTTTTAGAGGGCCCTCAGCCTAGTGGGGCAGAGAGAGGGACCAGTACTGTGTCTGGTGCCCCTCTGGGACCACTTGGATTGGCTCAAGCAGTAACCTAGCAACCtagctcccctccctctccccaaggCCTGGCCCTGTTAGTccttttcttccagctcagttCACTTTATACCTCTGAAGCTTGGGGCTGGGCTAGGGAAAATCACCAAGGGATCAcagtaaatgtttttgttttttttttttaataatttcctcTCGTGCCTTGGTGCTACTAAAGAAGACCAGTGCATCCAATGATTCAAAAAGCATTTGTGTCACTTTTGAGAACACATTCTAGGAATTGCTTGCGGTTCTTTGGAAATATGCTTTAGAAATAGTTTCAAAGGCTACAACTGCAAATATCATTACTTTTAAAGGATGCAAGGCATACTCCCTAAAAACGGAGTCATTGTGGATTTCATGTTGTGGATAAATATGAAAGGGAAATGGGAACTAGAAATCCTCTGTAAACCATCAGATGCCCTATAGGACATCAGTATAGGTAGAAAAACCTAGTACCACTATCTGGGCCTAATCGTTATACAAGTAAacacaaaacatatttttatagttttaatattaTACACTGAATTTCCAGTAATGCAGCAATTATGTAAATTGAGTAAAGATGGTCCTTTATTTTATTCAGAAATTTACCAAGAGTTGTGACTTTTGAAAATCAGGTCACCAACAGGAGTGCCATTCATGGTGTTTTAAGTTTccaatatttattcttcctttgTAGCACTTGCGTTTGCAGTGAATCTGCATGTATAGTGGAAGCATTGGACTAGTAGAGCTTTTAGTATAGTCTTATAAAGGCATTTGCATCTGAAGTTTAGTTATCTGATTCTAAATGACttcccttttgtttcttctttatactACAGTTAGTGTATTATATTACTGTTCTGGAAATTATGAGTATAAGCAGTTTATATTAACTGTGAAATGCATTTCAGGCCAAGggtatattacaaaatattatatatacgaAGGGAGGGTTGAGAACTCCTGGACTAGATTATCTCAAAGGTCCCTTTCTACCTCTAAATATTTGGAAGACTTAGAAAATCAACAATGCCCCTCATCTCCTTATACCTTTaatgtgctttttaaattttaaaagtaacacatgttgaaattttgaaaaaaaaggaatgtaagAAGATTGAAAAAAATCACTCATAAACTTATCACCAAATATATTAATCActgttaatgtttttatttatttctttctggtcttttttcttgtgcatgcatatatacatacatacatatttttgaaCATAACTGGAATTCAACTATCAGTATAGTTTTGTAATCCAGCTTTTTTTACTTAGTATTTTTCAtaccattttaaattatttgaaaatgttttttaatgactCCATGATATATATAATCTTTCCCCTATTGTCAGACATTTTTTAGGCATCTCcaatttttccttattataaatATTGCTATGATGAACTTCCTTATATATGGGCATATCTGttattatttctttaggataaattcctaaagGTGGAATTACTGAGTTTAATGGCTcttgatgctaagtcactttagtcgtgtgaccccacggactgtagcccgccaggcttctctgtccatgggattttccaagcaagaatactggagtgagttgccacttcctcctccaatggCTCTTGATAAATATGGCCAAATTACTTTACAGAAAGGCTGACCCAGTTTGTCCTACCACCTCTGTATCAGAGAGCCTCCTTCAACACACCTTATTTAAACATTTGATCATCTGATAGCTAGTTATTAACTGGTATCTCCATGCCTTCATTTCCTAATTCCGTTAATTATGAGGTAAAACATTTTCTGCATCTCCCTTATGTTTCTTGCCATTTTTATTCTGTGAATTGGCTAAGTCCTTTGTTTATCTTTCTTCTGGCATTAGgggtttttcttgttgtttagtcaaactaagttgtgtccgactcttttgtgactctttgaactgtagcccaccaggttcctctgcccatgggattctccaggcaagagtactggactgggttgtcattaaTAAATGGAAGCTTTGAGCTCATCCTCCACCGTAGGCCAGAAAGTAAGGGAGCCTTGAGTTAGAAGTGTCCTTACAACTCTGGAGCACAGCGTAGATTTACCACCCTAACATTCCatgtctcttcactttcttcaagctCCCCTCCCACTACCTTTTCTGCAAGCCACTGCCGGTCTTCAGCTATCTGACCATTCCAACTTGCCTGCGTGGGTGGCAGTTTTGTGCCCCAACTAGAGACATGACTGTCATAAAACCTGGCCTCTCTCCATGACACTcctgaaaggaaaacaccaatcaACCATGTAGTTCATATTGCCTGTGCTCACTTTTGtgctccctctctgtctctcagcAGAAAGTACCACGACTTATCTAAGGTCACATGGACAGTTACTGGTAAAGCCAAGACCAGAAT
The nucleotide sequence above comes from Capricornis sumatraensis isolate serow.1 chromosome X, serow.2, whole genome shotgun sequence. Encoded proteins:
- the ZDHHC9 gene encoding palmitoyltransferase ZDHHC9 isoform X2, producing the protein MSVMVVRKKVTRKWEKLPGRNTFCCDGRVMMARQKGIFYLTLFLILGTCTLFFAFECRYLAVQLSPAIPVFAAMLFLFSMATLLRTSFSDPGVIPRALPDEAAFIEMEIEATNGAVPQGQRPPPRIKNFQINNQIVKLKYCYTCKIFRPPRASHCSICDNCVERFDHHCPWVGNCVGKRNYRYFYLFILSLSLLTIYVFAFNIVYVALKSLKIGFLETLKETPGTVLEVLICFFTLWSVVGLTGFHTFLVALNQTTNEDIKGSWTGKNRVQNPYSHGNIVKNCCEVLCGPLPPSVLDRRGILPLEESGSRPPSTQEASTSLLPQGPAPIDHLSNEMAEDTSTPEEMPPPEPPEPPQEVTEAEK
- the ZDHHC9 gene encoding palmitoyltransferase ZDHHC9 isoform X1; translated protein: MSVMVVRKKVTRKWEKLPGRNTFCCDGRVMMARQKGIFYLTLFLILGTCTLFFAFECRYLAVQLSPAIPVFAAMLFLFSMATLLRTSFSDPGVIPRALPDEAAFIEMEIEATNGAVPQGQRPPPRIKNFQINNQIVKLKYCYTCKIFRPPRASHCSICDNCVERFDHHCPWVGNCVGKRNYRYFYLFILSLSLLTIYVFAFNIVYVALKSLKIGFLETLKETPGTVLEVLICFFTLWSVVGLTGFHTFLVALNQTTNEDIKGSWTGKNRVQNPYSHGNIVKNCCEVLCGPLPPSVLDRRGILPLEESGSRPPSTQEASTSLLPQGPAPIDHLSNEMAEDTSTPEEMPPPEPPEPPQEVTEAEK